Proteins encoded together in one Mycolicibacter minnesotensis window:
- the sucB gene encoding 2-oxoglutarate dehydrogenase, E2 component, dihydrolipoamide succinyltransferase, which yields MAFSVQMPALGESVTEGTVTRWLKQEGDTVEVDEPLLEVSTDKVDTEIPSPVAGVLTKIIAGEDTTVEVGGELALIGEAGESSESASPPAAEPEAAPAEAAPAEPAPAAEAPAAAPAAAAESSAGDGTPVLMPELGESVTEGTVTRWLKQVGDSVEVDEPLVEVSTDKVDTEIPSPVAGTLLSITAGEDATVEVGGELARIGTGSPAPAAESAPAPAPPAAEPAPKPAAPAPAPQAQPEPTPAPAPAAAPAPAPAPAQPAASAASDGDGARYVTPLVRKLAADNNVDLARVTGTGVGGRIRKQDVLAFAAQQADQQKAPAAPAAAAQRPAAAAPSSALAHLRGTTAKANRIRQITAKKTRESLQATAQLTQTHEVDMTKIVALRARAKAGFAEREGVNLTYLPFIARAVIDALKAHPNVNASYNEDAGEITYYDAEHLGFAVDTEQGLLSPVIHNAGDLSLGGLARAIADIAARARSGNLKPDELSGGTFTITNIGSQGALFDTPILVPPQAAMLGTGAIVKRPRVIIDEAGNESIGVRSVSYLPLTYDHRLIDGADAGRFVTTIKNRLEEGAFEADLGL from the coding sequence ATGGCCTTCTCAGTCCAGATGCCCGCCCTCGGTGAGAGTGTCACCGAAGGAACGGTCACCCGCTGGCTCAAGCAGGAAGGCGACACCGTCGAGGTCGACGAGCCGCTGTTGGAGGTGTCCACCGACAAGGTCGACACCGAGATCCCTTCCCCGGTGGCCGGCGTGCTGACCAAGATCATCGCCGGCGAGGACACCACCGTCGAGGTCGGCGGCGAACTGGCCTTGATCGGCGAGGCCGGCGAGAGCAGCGAGTCCGCCAGCCCCCCGGCGGCCGAGCCCGAGGCGGCACCGGCCGAAGCCGCACCCGCGGAACCGGCTCCCGCCGCTGAGGCTCCGGCTGCTGCCCCGGCGGCCGCCGCAGAGTCCTCCGCCGGAGACGGCACACCGGTGCTGATGCCCGAGTTGGGTGAGTCGGTCACCGAGGGCACGGTGACACGCTGGCTCAAGCAGGTCGGTGACTCCGTCGAGGTCGATGAGCCCCTGGTGGAGGTCTCCACCGACAAGGTCGACACCGAGATTCCCTCGCCGGTGGCCGGCACCTTGCTCTCGATCACAGCCGGCGAGGACGCCACCGTCGAGGTCGGCGGCGAGCTGGCCCGAATCGGAACGGGGTCCCCCGCCCCGGCCGCCGAGTCGGCGCCCGCGCCTGCACCGCCCGCGGCCGAGCCCGCACCCAAGCCCGCTGCTCCGGCTCCGGCTCCGCAGGCCCAGCCCGAGCCCACCCCGGCGCCGGCGCCCGCCGCTGCCCCGGCGCCCGCACCGGCCCCGGCACAGCCCGCCGCATCCGCGGCGTCCGACGGCGACGGCGCCCGCTATGTGACCCCGCTGGTGCGCAAGCTCGCCGCGGACAACAACGTCGACCTGGCCCGGGTGACCGGAACCGGCGTCGGCGGGCGGATCCGCAAGCAGGACGTGCTGGCCTTCGCCGCGCAGCAGGCCGATCAGCAGAAGGCGCCCGCTGCCCCGGCGGCGGCAGCCCAGCGCCCGGCGGCTGCGGCCCCCAGCTCGGCGCTGGCCCACCTGCGCGGCACCACCGCCAAGGCCAACCGGATTCGTCAGATCACCGCCAAGAAGACCCGCGAGTCCCTGCAGGCCACTGCGCAGCTCACCCAGACTCACGAGGTCGACATGACCAAGATCGTGGCGTTGCGGGCCAGGGCGAAGGCTGGGTTCGCCGAGCGTGAAGGCGTCAATCTGACCTATCTGCCGTTCATCGCCCGTGCGGTGATCGACGCCCTCAAGGCGCACCCCAACGTCAATGCCAGCTACAACGAGGACGCCGGGGAGATCACCTACTACGACGCCGAGCACTTGGGCTTCGCGGTGGACACCGAGCAGGGTCTGCTGTCGCCGGTGATTCACAATGCCGGGGATCTCTCCCTGGGCGGTCTTGCGCGGGCCATCGCCGACATCGCGGCGCGGGCGCGTTCGGGCAACCTCAAGCCGGACGAGCTGTCCGGGGGCACTTTCACGATCACCAACATCGGCAGTCAGGGCGCTCTCTTCGACACCCCGATTCTGGTTCCGCCGCAGGCCGCCATGCTGGGCACCGGGGCAATCGTGAAGCGACCGCGGGTCATCATCGACGAGGCCGGCAATGAGTCGATCGGGGTGCGCTCGGTCAGCTACCTGCCGCTGACCTACGACCACCGTCTGATCGACGGTGCCGACGCCGGACGTTTTGTGACCACGATCAAGAACCGGCTCGAAGAAGGTGCGTTCGAGGCCGACCTGGGTCTCTGA
- a CDS encoding adenylate/guanylate cyclase domain-containing protein — protein sequence MVDWDALEAGGIADARGRAGLVEYLDSLGFTAEQMIDAERRGRLFGLAGDTVGQSGPPDYTLHSAADALGVPVGEVAQAWRMLGLSVPSHDTPALSQADVDGLATWLQMRSYLGEPVDGFLRVLGATMARLAEAESSMIRLTQPDMWLGHTGDELTTARAWRMVAQYIPRIGAMIDAVHRQHQVSHRTFLEGLAGGPSASIVCGVGFADLTGFTALTQVLTSAELATLLTDFAGTVADVVHCDGGRVVKFIGDAVMWVSATGELLAKAAVDLVNHPKARETGLRVRAGVAYGEMIAINGDYFGTPVNLAARLVDAAAPKQVLASSCVRDQLSNWPATLQEPLTLKGFDKPVPAYELHSVADR from the coding sequence ATGGTGGATTGGGATGCGCTCGAAGCCGGCGGTATCGCTGACGCGAGGGGCCGCGCGGGCCTGGTCGAATACCTCGACAGCCTCGGTTTCACCGCCGAGCAGATGATCGACGCCGAGCGCCGGGGCCGGCTGTTCGGCCTGGCCGGTGACACGGTGGGCCAGTCCGGACCGCCGGACTACACGTTGCACAGCGCCGCAGACGCCTTGGGCGTGCCGGTCGGCGAGGTCGCCCAGGCCTGGCGGATGCTCGGGCTCAGTGTTCCCAGCCACGACACGCCCGCGCTGAGCCAGGCCGACGTGGACGGGCTGGCCACCTGGCTGCAGATGCGGTCCTATCTGGGGGAACCGGTCGACGGATTCCTGCGGGTCCTGGGCGCCACCATGGCGCGGCTGGCCGAAGCCGAGTCGTCGATGATCCGGCTCACCCAGCCCGACATGTGGCTGGGCCATACCGGCGACGAACTCACCACCGCCCGGGCCTGGCGCATGGTTGCGCAGTACATCCCTCGCATCGGCGCGATGATCGACGCCGTCCATCGTCAACACCAGGTCAGTCACCGAACGTTCCTCGAGGGACTGGCCGGGGGGCCGTCGGCGAGCATCGTGTGCGGCGTGGGGTTCGCCGACCTGACCGGATTCACCGCACTGACCCAAGTCCTGACGTCGGCGGAGCTGGCCACGCTGCTGACCGACTTTGCCGGCACTGTCGCCGACGTGGTGCACTGCGACGGAGGTCGGGTGGTCAAGTTCATCGGCGACGCGGTGATGTGGGTGAGCGCGACCGGCGAGCTGCTGGCCAAAGCGGCGGTGGATCTGGTCAACCACCCCAAAGCCCGCGAAACCGGCCTGCGGGTACGCGCCGGCGTGGCCTACGGCGAGATGATCGCCATCAATGGCGACTACTTCGGCACCCCGGTCAACCTGGCCGCGCGTTTGGTGGACGCGGCCGCGCCCAAACAGGTGCTGGCCTCCAGCTGCGTCCGCGATCAGCTCTCCAACTGGCCGGCCACCCTTCAGGAACCGTTGACGCTCAAGGGTTTCGACAAACCTGTCCCAGCGTACGAACTGCATTCGGTCGCCGATCGTTAG
- a CDS encoding leucyl aminopeptidase, with the protein MSTDPGYPAPSVTVADALPSDADEAVLIVGVVAADDDSESEGPAVAATEPALPADAVAEIEAGLRALGAKGGAEQVNRLVVASLPVASVITVGLGKPRESWPADTVRRAAGNAARALNGTATAISALGGLPGDGVLAAGVEGLLLGGYRFTAYRSEKTAPKEPGLQAVTVLSTADDAEAQAARGADIAAAVATARDFVNTPPSHLFPAEFADRAKALGEAAGLDVEVLDEQALAEAGYGGVIGVGQGSSRPPRLVRLIHRGSRLSDDPNTAKKVALVGKGITFDTGGISIKPAASMHHMTSDMGGAAAVIATVVLAARRGLPIDVTATVPMAENMPSSTAQRPGDVLTQYGGTTVEVLNTDAEGRLILADAIVRACEDDPDYLIETSTLTGAQTVALGARIPGVMGSDAFRDRVASLSQAVGENGWPMPLPDELKEDLKSTVADLANVSGQRFAGMLVAGVYLREFVADGVDWVHIDVAGPAYNSGGAWGYTGKGGTGVPTRTMFAVLEDIAANG; encoded by the coding sequence GTGAGCACCGATCCCGGATACCCTGCCCCCTCCGTCACCGTCGCCGATGCGCTGCCGAGCGATGCCGATGAGGCCGTGCTGATCGTGGGCGTCGTCGCCGCTGACGACGACTCCGAGTCCGAAGGTCCAGCGGTTGCCGCGACCGAGCCGGCGCTGCCGGCCGACGCGGTCGCTGAGATCGAGGCCGGACTGCGTGCGCTGGGGGCCAAAGGCGGCGCCGAGCAGGTCAACCGGCTGGTGGTGGCCTCGCTGCCCGTGGCCAGCGTGATCACCGTGGGGCTGGGCAAGCCACGCGAGTCCTGGCCGGCCGACACGGTGCGCCGGGCCGCCGGGAATGCGGCGCGGGCACTCAACGGCACCGCGACGGCGATCAGCGCGCTGGGTGGGCTGCCCGGTGATGGAGTGCTCGCCGCCGGAGTCGAGGGACTGCTGCTGGGCGGCTACCGATTCACCGCGTACCGCAGCGAAAAGACCGCCCCCAAGGAACCGGGCCTGCAGGCGGTAACCGTGCTGTCCACGGCGGACGACGCCGAGGCACAGGCCGCCCGCGGCGCCGACATCGCCGCCGCGGTGGCCACCGCCCGCGACTTCGTCAACACCCCGCCGAGTCACCTGTTCCCGGCCGAGTTCGCCGATCGCGCCAAGGCGCTGGGCGAAGCCGCAGGTCTGGATGTCGAGGTGCTCGACGAGCAGGCGCTCGCCGAAGCCGGCTACGGCGGGGTGATCGGGGTGGGCCAGGGCTCCTCGCGCCCGCCCCGTCTGGTGCGGCTGATCCATCGCGGCTCGCGCCTGAGCGATGACCCCAACACCGCGAAGAAGGTGGCGCTGGTGGGCAAGGGCATCACCTTCGACACCGGTGGTATCTCGATCAAGCCGGCCGCTTCGATGCACCACATGACCTCCGACATGGGCGGGGCAGCTGCGGTGATCGCGACTGTCGTGCTGGCCGCCCGCCGGGGCCTGCCGATCGACGTTACCGCCACCGTGCCGATGGCCGAGAACATGCCTTCGTCGACTGCGCAGCGTCCCGGCGATGTCCTGACCCAGTACGGCGGAACCACTGTCGAGGTGCTCAACACCGACGCCGAGGGCCGGCTGATCCTGGCCGACGCCATTGTTCGCGCCTGTGAGGACGATCCGGACTACCTCATCGAGACCTCGACACTGACGGGTGCGCAGACGGTGGCGCTGGGTGCCCGCATCCCGGGAGTGATGGGTTCCGACGCGTTCCGCGACCGGGTGGCGTCGCTCTCGCAGGCCGTCGGCGAGAACGGCTGGCCGATGCCGCTGCCCGACGAGCTCAAGGAAGACCTGAAGTCGACGGTGGCCGACCTGGCCAACGTCAGCGGACAGCGTTTCGCCGGCATGCTGGTAGCCGGTGTCTACCTGCGCGAATTCGTGGCCGATGGAGTGGACTGGGTGCATATCGACGTGGCGGGCCCGGCCTACAACTCCGGCGGAGCTTGGGGATACACCGGCAAGGGCGGTACCGGGGTGCCGACGCGCACCATGTTCGCGGTCCTGGAAGACATCGCCGCGAACGGGTAG
- a CDS encoding TIGR01777 family oxidoreductase yields MSQPVVAIAGSSGLIGSALVSALRAAGYQVLRIVRRAPTGTGELQWDPDAGEIDVGALAGVDAVVNLCGVGIGDRRWSGAFKQSLRDSRITPTEVLSAAVADAGVPVLINASGVGYYGDSRDRIVDESASVGTDFLAQLAQDWEGATASAQDAGARVVLARTGIVLSASGGALGRLRPLFWLGLGARIGNGRQYMSWISMEDEVRALMFAISQDTLSGPVNLTGPAPVTNAEFTTVLGRTLNRPTPMLLPGFAVRAGLGELADSLLGGQRAIPDALERAGFQFRHNTIGEALAYATARPTPV; encoded by the coding sequence GTGAGCCAGCCGGTGGTTGCGATTGCCGGTTCGTCCGGCCTGATCGGCTCGGCTCTGGTTTCGGCGTTGCGCGCCGCCGGCTACCAGGTGTTGCGGATCGTGCGGCGGGCACCGACGGGCACCGGCGAGCTGCAATGGGACCCCGACGCCGGTGAGATCGACGTCGGCGCACTGGCCGGTGTCGACGCGGTGGTCAATCTGTGTGGCGTGGGAATCGGCGACCGGCGCTGGTCGGGGGCGTTCAAGCAGAGTCTGCGCGACAGCCGGATCACCCCGACCGAGGTGCTGTCGGCGGCCGTGGCCGACGCCGGCGTTCCGGTACTGATCAATGCCAGTGGAGTGGGCTACTACGGCGATAGCCGCGATCGTATCGTCGACGAGTCCGCCTCCGTAGGAACAGATTTCCTGGCGCAGCTCGCCCAGGATTGGGAAGGCGCCACCGCGTCCGCCCAGGATGCCGGCGCCCGCGTCGTTCTGGCCCGTACCGGCATCGTGCTGTCAGCGTCGGGCGGTGCCCTGGGCCGGTTGCGGCCGCTGTTCTGGTTGGGCCTTGGAGCCCGGATCGGCAATGGCCGTCAGTACATGTCCTGGATCAGCATGGAGGACGAGGTTCGCGCACTGATGTTCGCGATCTCGCAGGACACCTTGTCGGGACCGGTCAACCTGACCGGGCCTGCACCGGTGACCAACGCCGAGTTCACCACCGTGCTGGGCCGCACCCTCAACCGCCCCACCCCGATGCTGCTGCCCGGATTCGCGGTGCGTGCCGGGCTGGGAGAGTTGGCCGACAGCCTTCTGGGCGGGCAACGTGCGATCCCCGACGCGTTGGAACGGGCGGGCTTCCAGTTCCGGCACAACACCATCGGCGAGGCCCTCGCCTATGCCACCGCGCGGCCGACCCCGGTCTAG